The Stieleria maiorica genome includes the window CTGTAAGAAGGTTGATTCGCTCGTCAGCACCGACGTCAATCGATCAACGAGCCTGTCATCCACGTCTGTGAGATTGCTGACCAAGGCGATCAGCTTTGACTGAAGAACGGGATTTTCTTCCGCTTCGATTTGGGCGAATAAATGGCCTTGCAGCGGTGTCAAGTCTGCCCCGAATCCGTCCATCGCGTCAACGACCGCCCAGCGATGTGTCTTGGGAAGATCATTCAAATTGTCGAAGAACCATCGTTGGGCGTCTTCCGATTTAGCGAACATGAATTTTGCAGTGGTGACGCGGCCGAAGTGACCAGATAGCAGGTCGGCCGCCGCAGCCTGGTATGCCCTCGGATCCGATTCATCGATCTCGCCGCGGTGCATCAACACGCTGATCGCGACCGATTGCTCTTCCTCCTCTCCATTTTGGTACAGCATCCACAATTGTTGATTCGTGCCGTGGGACATGACCAGTGTGCGATAGTCGTCACGGTTTGTCGAACACACATCACGGACAAAGTCACCACGACAAAGCCGATCGCACAGATCCTGGCATTGCCCGGCAGTGACTTTCTGTTTTCCGATCGCAGCGCCCAGCCTGCTGTTGTTGTTCCGGTGTAACCGTCCAATCAGCTGCCCAACTTTGGCGTCATCCAGCGGTTCGAGATGCTCCAGCATCGCTGCCGCAGCCCAGCGCGTCTTCGGGGCGTCGTCGTCGAGTAACTCCAGAATCGTGTCCCACGCTCGTAACGCGTAGGGTTGAAACGGGGCAAATTCCTTCGTGGCTTGAACGAGGTTGTGATCGCCGACGAAGTTGGCATGATACCTGCGTACGGCAGCGGCGATATTGTCCACGTCAAACGAGTCTGGCTTCACGTCGAACGAACCCAGATGTGGTGGCGTTGACACGTTTTTTGGCCGTCTGGATTTCTGTCGTTGTTTTTCGATCGCTTGCGACCTTTTGCCAGTGATCTGTTGAAGTCGCGAGACGATACTTCCCCAGGGAAACTGGGGGTCGGGCATCAGCAAGGCTCGAACGTCAAAGTCGTCGTCGTCAATGTCTTTCGGTTCTGCGAACGAATAGAAGTCGCTCGGGGGCAGCCGAACATCATGTTCAAGACAATGATCGGCCAAGCGTCTTGCGTCAGCTTTCAGCGTCGGTTCGATGGTCTGCTTGCGCTCACGAAGCAGCGTGTAAGCCGCAGTCGCCGCCAGCAGCGGGACGGGCTCCGAATCGCTCAACGTCTCGCCATTGACGATCTGTTGCAGTGTTTGGAAGTGCTCCCGTTGGGCACCGCCTCCACTCAAATAGCTACAGGACAACAGTGCGGAACTGCGAACGAATTCGTGTTCGTTCTTGTCCTGAGCGACGTCCAGCAACGTCCGACAGGACGCGAAAGCATGAGCGGGAAAGAATGCCAAGATGTAGGCTGCGGCGACGGCCGTTCGCGGGTCAGAGTCCTGCACCAGTGCTTCGTACAGCGGTGCACCCGTCCCCACCGCCAGATAGCATTCCAATCCCTCTGGCTGACTGCAATGTTTGCCCTTATTGTCGTCGTCATCTGCCAGGGCCAGAAAATCCGGGAGTTTAACGTTGGATCTGATGTCCTCGGCAAACCCCACCGCGAAGGCCAGCAACGTTTCCAGAATCTTCGCCTTGTCCGGCACGTCCTGGTAACGCAGCATTTGTTGCAGGACACCGATCGCCGGGACTGTCGCCGAATAGACGCTGCCCTGGTGAAACAGGTTGCAGGAAAATGAGTAAAACGTACTGCGTCGTTTCTCCGGATCCGGGTCCAGGACCGACTTGAGTTGATCCGGTACGTCGATCGCAGTCCCATACGCGTAACTGAGATCCATCCACGGAATCTCGTCGATCATCGAGAGGTCAGGTTGTCCAGGAAGGTTGATCGCAGTCAAGGTTGAGCCCCGCGAATCGATAGAGTCGGTCCAGTCTGTCCGACACAATCTAACACGTGTCTGCTGCATTGTTGTGTGGCAGATCGGCAACCAAACAGAGCGACAACAAGAACGACGTGGGGGAAACTTGCTAGAATGCCCCTCTTCTTTGCAGCGTCACAGATCCTGGTGATGACGGAACTGAAATCGGCAAACAACGGCAATGGCATGATGATGGACCGCATGAACCTGATCGAACTGCGAGACCGGCTGACGACTTTGTTCGGCATCGTAATTCTTGGCCTGTCCGGTGCTGCTTCTGCTGCGGAGGACGCGGACGCTCCGGACGTCTTGTTCATTGTCGTAGACGACATGAACGACTGGATTTCCTTGCTTGATCCTGACGCTCCGATCAAGACGCCGAATCTTGAGCGGCTGGCACGGCGCGGGATGTTGTTTACACGCGCTTACTGTGCTTCGCCGGCTTGCAACCCTTCGCGAGCGGCCACGCTGACGGGGCTGCGGCCTTCGACAACGGGTGTCTATGGCAACAAGAGCGATTGGCGTGGTGCGGTGCCCGATCGCAGGACGATCATGCAGCAGTTCATGGTCGCCGGATATGACGTGCGCGGAGCCGGCAAGATCTTTCATCATCATCTGGGCGGAGCCTTTCACGATGACGAATCGTTCCGCAATTTCCAGCCGATGCGTCCGCAGAAATATCCGCCGAACAAACTGAACGGCGCTCCCGAGTATGGTTCGCCCAACACCGATTGGGGACAGTGGCCGAGCCGGGAGGAAGACTCGATTGATTTCCATACGGCCAGCTACTGCGTCGGCGTACTGAGCCGCCCGGCCAGCGGTCAGCCACTGTTTCTTGCGTGTGGAATTTACAAACCGCATTCGCCGTTTTTTGCTCCGGCTGATTACCACAACGCCTACGGCGACATCGCACTGCCGGCTCGAAAAGAAGACGACTGGAGGGACCTTCCAGCCGGTGCGGCTTCGTTGCTGCGCAGCACGAAGTGGTTCTGGCAGGGAATGATGAATGTCGAGAAGAAGCAGGAAGGCTCCTACCAGAACTTCATTCAAGCGTACGCGGCCTGCACGGCTTTCGCCGATGCCCAGATCGGTCGCGTGCTCGATGCGCTGGACAAGAGCCCGCGACGCGACAGCACCATTGTCGTGCTGTGGTCAGACCACGGCTTTCATCTGGGTGAGAAAGACCACATTGAAAAATTTGCCTTGTGGGAGAAGAGCAATCACATTCCCTTCATCGTGGTTGCTCCCAGCGTAGCGAAGCCCGGCAGTCGTTGCCGTCGGCCGGTGGACATGACGTCGCTTTATCCGACCTTGCTGGAACTGTGCGGGCTGCCCGCCGATGCGAATTGCGACGGCGACAGTCTCGTACCGCTGCTCCGTGATCCAAACGCGAAGTGGATTTCGCCGGCGATGATGACTTACATGCGAGGCAATCACGCCGTGCGAAGTGACCGCTGGCGCTACATCCGTTATGCGGATGGTAGTGAAGAACTCTACGATCACGATGCGGATCCAAACGAGTGGCACAACCTCGCGGGGCAGAAGCGTTATGCCGAAGTCATCGCCTCGCATAGCAAGTGGCTGCCGACAACCGAGGCGAAACAGGTGCCGGACTTGAAGAGGCGCCAGCCCAGACCCGAGATTAAACGATGAATCCGGCGGCATCAACAATCTTCAATTTATTGATTGTCGTTCGTGCGGCGTTGCTGCCATCGGCCGCCACGAAGGAGTCTGTCGCCGCTGTTAACGTGTTGTTCGTCGCGATCGTCGATCCGCGTCCGGCCACCACTGGCCTTTCTCGGCAACACAGCTATCTGCCCGGTATGATCCCAGGAAATGCAGGCCACTAAGACTAAATCGCGGGGAGGCAACGGCGAGCAATGACCACAATCCTGATGCTGCTCACACTGATTTCGATTGCCGGCAGTGGGCTGATGGCGGGCTTGTTTTTTGTCTTCTCCGTTTCGGTGATGAATGCTCTGGCACAGATGCCTGCGCAGGAAGGCATGAAGGCGATGCAGCTGATCAATCGCACCATCCTTAACGCCTGGTTCCTCAGCGCGTTCTTTGGAACGGCTCTTGCCTGTTTGCTCCTCGCAGCCGTCTCCACATGGCGGCGTCCGCCCGACTCTGGCTGGGCGATCGCTGGAGCATGCCTGTATTTGCTGGGCGGTTTCATGATCACCGCATTCTTCAACGTCCCGCTCAACAACTCGCTCGACAAGCTGTCGGCGGATGATCCGGCGAGTCACGCAGAGTGGACGCGTTACGTTGCGATTTGGACTCGCTGGAATCATTTTCGCGCAGCGGCATGTATCTTGGCGTGCGTTCTGCTCGCGATTGGGCTGCCGTAGTAGCGGCTGAAAGCAAGTCTGAACTTCAACAGAACGAAATGAAAAAGCGAAAACGGTGCTTGTGCTTGGTGCCACGGGCGCAACCGGACGACTGCTGACTGACGAAGCAACTGCTTGACCAAGGCTAGAGGGTCAAAGCAATTGTTCGATCCCCAGGGGCATTGCCGGCTTCAACGCGGCGGTCAGATTCACCGCTGCGCCGAATCGAATGACGGAATGTGCGTTGGAGGGGCCAAGCTCGGCGGCGAGTCGGGAGGCCTTGATACGCTACACTCAAATCGACGTCGATCTGTTTTTGAACCATTCAAGGGCCTTCGCGAGAAATTACGTCCGCCGGCCTCAATGGAGAATCGCAATGCCCAAGATGATGGTAATGGCTACGATCTGCTGTTTCCTCTTCATCGGCCTTCCCGTCCAGCTCATCCGAGCCGAGATACTCATACCCCGTGGCAAAGAATCAAGGTGGTCGTTCAAGGACGACGGAAAGGAGCCCGGTGCCAACTGGAAGAAGCCCGGTTTTGATGATTCGCAGTGGAGACGCGGCGCCGGCCCGTTCGGATTCGGCGAAGCCGACATTGCTACTGTCGTTCGACCCGGCGGCGGCGAGGGGGCCGTCAGGACAACCACCTACTTTCGGACGACTTTTGACGTGTGCTCCCCCGCAGTATTCACTCACCTGTTGCTGACCGTGCGCGCCGATGACGGATACGTTGCCTACCTTAATGGGACGGAACTTCATCGTTGGAACATGCCTCAGGGCAAGGTCATGCCCGATTCGTATGCAGCCGAATGGCGCAGCGCTCCGCTTGAAGAGTTGTACCAACGATTTTTCCTGACGTCCGAAGGCCTCGCCCGGGGACACAATGTTCTGGCGATCGAGCTCCACCAGGGTGGTAAGGAGAGCAGCGATCTGTATCTTGACTTGGCCCTTGCTGGGATATCAAAGGACGCGGGAGGACGCCCGCTGGTACCAGCGGGAGCACGGGAAGTCACACGCCTTTTTAACAAGGCCCATTACATTGGCCCTAACACTCAAATTCCCGACGGTTTCTTGGACGGTGGTCGAAGCATGCAGGTCGACGAGTTTGGGTACGTGATTTCGGGGCGCGAACTCCTGTTGGTCGACCGTCGCAATGACGGCCAATTAACGGAACACCTTCGCTACGCACGATCGCAAGGGATGCTGAAGCTTAACGAGCTCGACCGGGCGACAAGAATCGCTCGCTATGTCGACCAGGTTTTCACCGCGTCGGAAGGCCGCAGTGCGAGCGAATACCGCACCCGCCAATACCTCGCCGACCGGTATTCATCACAAGAGGTGTTGTTGGGGGACGTCCCGCTACTTTGCGGTGCAGGAGTTTGTCGGCACCGCGCGTTGCTATTCAAGCTGATGGCAGACGAGGCGGGATTGAATGCCGCTCTTGTGCGCGGAAACCTTGGAATCGACGAGGCAACTGCCCGGGGAGCCGTTGTTTTCATGTGAGTCGCACGGGAGTTCCCTGCCGATACCGGATGCCGAAAATGCGTTTCGTCCCGCGACGATAGCCATGCGAGTTTGGAAGCGTCCTTCGTGCGATCGGTTTCATCGACCGCTGGCTCGCAATTCCCGGCGGGAACCGCATCGGTGTCGATACAACTGGGACATCGACGAGATGAAATAACTAGACCAAACCGTCGCCTGTTTCGCAGCGTTGTTCGGATTTGCGGTATCATGTGTGAATTCCTTCCGAAAGCTAACTGAGACTGTCGTATGCGTTTGCTATTTGGTGCGTTGGTTGTCGTCGCGGGCTTGTCATCTACTTCCGACTCGCTCCGCGGTGAAGATTGGACTCGCTTCCGCGGGCCGAACGGTCAGGGGAAATCGGCTGAAAGAGGCCTGCCGCTTCAGTGGTCCGAAGAGAGCAACGTCGCCTGGAAAACCACAATACCGGGTCAAGGCTGGTCGTCTCCGATTGTGTCCGGTGACCACATCTTCGTGACGACCGCGACGGAAAATGGCGCTTCGTGTCGCGTGATCGGAATCGACCGCACCAGTGGCGACATCCTTTGGAACACGGAAGTCCACCGTCAAGTTCCCGGACCCAAGCGAGCCCAGAATTCCTACGCCACGCCCACACCGGTGTACGATGGCTCACGGGTGTACGCCGCGTTTTACGATGGAACGATCGTTGCCGTTGATTTCGATGGCAAATTGGTCTGGAAGAACGAAGACGTGGACTTCCACAGTTTGCATGGGCTCGGTGCTTCGCCGATTCTTGCCGGCGGACTCATCATCATGCCGTTTGACGGCAGCAGTCGCTCCGATCAGCGTGTCGGTTGGAAGGAACCGTGGGACCAGGCCGTCCTGCTGGCCGTGGACAAGGAGACCGGTGATACAAAGTGGCGGGGAGAGCGTGGGCTGTCTCGGGTTGGACACGTGACCGCCATCGTGATCGAAGAGGGGCGGACGGTGGTCAGTGCGGGAGGCGACCGAGTCCAAGCGCACGACGTCGAAACGGGGCAGCGAATCTGGTCGATCTACAGCCAAGGTGAGGGCGTGACACCCTCGCCCGTGCTGGGTGAAGGTCTGATCTTCACTTCATCCGGTTTCGAGGAACCGACGATTCGAGCGATTCGTCCAGGTGGTCACGGGGATGTGACCGAATCGCACATCGTTTGGGAACAGAAACGCGGTGTCCCGGCCTTGCCATCGCCGCTGTATGTCGAGCCGTTCCTGTACACGATCACTCGCGACAACATCCTGCACTGCATCGAAGCAAAAACAGGCGAAGTCGTCTGGCTGGAAAGACTCAAGGGCAACTACTCCGCGTCGCCGTTGCTGGCCGACGGCCGAATCTACATCACCTCGGAAGACGGTCTCACCACAGTGCTGGAGCCCGGGACGCGATACAAGGTGATCGCCCAAAATAGGCTCGACGGTAAGACGATGGCATCGATCGCAGTTTCCCGAGGCAACTTCTTCATTCGAACCGGCGACAGCGTCTATTGCATCGGCAACCGACCGCGCTGATCAAATCATCCACGATAACGCGAACTCTCGCCAACGCCAGCAAGCAGGAAGAACGATCGAAGAATCATCTGCTTGGAACCAAATGAATACAAAGGTGTTGCCGCGGTCGATAATTTCGAACCTGCGAGCAAATAAAAACCTCCCTCCCCTTTGATTCGTTCCTCACAGCCTTAAGCCCCTTTGGGTGGGAACAACAGTATACTGATCGCTCAGGCAGTTTCGCACCCTTTACTTTACCGACACAGGGTGAAGGGCACCGCGTTTGATTTGACACGTATGGGCAGCGCGAATCGCAGTCGCTGTAACGACTGAGGGGCAGTATGAGATTTCAAAGGAAAGTCAAAGGTGCTATCCGACGCCCCGTCGTGGCTGGTTTCAATGAACGCCTGAGACGTCGACGCCGACTCTTGATGGAGTCACTTGAGTCGCGGCATCTACTTGCCCAGGTCACGCTGACCGCTGTGGCGGACGGCAAGATCGCGGACACGGATCTCGATGGAACCTATGAGACCCTGACCACAAACGGAAACACGATCACGGATCGATGGTTCACGTCATCAGGCA containing:
- a CDS encoding HEAT repeat domain-containing protein produces the protein MIDEIPWMDLSYAYGTAIDVPDQLKSVLDPDPEKRRSTFYSFSCNLFHQGSVYSATVPAIGVLQQMLRYQDVPDKAKILETLLAFAVGFAEDIRSNVKLPDFLALADDDDNKGKHCSQPEGLECYLAVGTGAPLYEALVQDSDPRTAVAAAYILAFFPAHAFASCRTLLDVAQDKNEHEFVRSSALLSCSYLSGGGAQREHFQTLQQIVNGETLSDSEPVPLLAATAAYTLLRERKQTIEPTLKADARRLADHCLEHDVRLPPSDFYSFAEPKDIDDDDFDVRALLMPDPQFPWGSIVSRLQQITGKRSQAIEKQRQKSRRPKNVSTPPHLGSFDVKPDSFDVDNIAAAVRRYHANFVGDHNLVQATKEFAPFQPYALRAWDTILELLDDDAPKTRWAAAAMLEHLEPLDDAKVGQLIGRLHRNNNSRLGAAIGKQKVTAGQCQDLCDRLCRGDFVRDVCSTNRDDYRTLVMSHGTNQQLWMLYQNGEEEEQSVAISVLMHRGEIDESDPRAYQAAAADLLSGHFGRVTTAKFMFAKSEDAQRWFFDNLNDLPKTHRWAVVDAMDGFGADLTPLQGHLFAQIEAEENPVLQSKLIALVSNLTDVDDRLVDRLTSVLTSESTFLQRSTVIRVLGSWLPNSDVREDVISRLLPFLTDDSVRVRQATIEQLAADPSGDFTSSLRQSLNDPDPDIVRRAMWHLSRSEALTEDDLALLLNKEQPDRVSAETLLAMTTNAALRKAIGSAVTPAANGPLTKSLRLWIQSKIA
- a CDS encoding sulfatase: MNLIELRDRLTTLFGIVILGLSGAASAAEDADAPDVLFIVVDDMNDWISLLDPDAPIKTPNLERLARRGMLFTRAYCASPACNPSRAATLTGLRPSTTGVYGNKSDWRGAVPDRRTIMQQFMVAGYDVRGAGKIFHHHLGGAFHDDESFRNFQPMRPQKYPPNKLNGAPEYGSPNTDWGQWPSREEDSIDFHTASYCVGVLSRPASGQPLFLACGIYKPHSPFFAPADYHNAYGDIALPARKEDDWRDLPAGAASLLRSTKWFWQGMMNVEKKQEGSYQNFIQAYAACTAFADAQIGRVLDALDKSPRRDSTIVVLWSDHGFHLGEKDHIEKFALWEKSNHIPFIVVAPSVAKPGSRCRRPVDMTSLYPTLLELCGLPADANCDGDSLVPLLRDPNAKWISPAMMTYMRGNHAVRSDRWRYIRYADGSEELYDHDADPNEWHNLAGQKRYAEVIASHSKWLPTTEAKQVPDLKRRQPRPEIKR
- a CDS encoding anthrone oxygenase family protein, with translation MTTILMLLTLISIAGSGLMAGLFFVFSVSVMNALAQMPAQEGMKAMQLINRTILNAWFLSAFFGTALACLLLAAVSTWRRPPDSGWAIAGACLYLLGGFMITAFFNVPLNNSLDKLSADDPASHAEWTRYVAIWTRWNHFRAAACILACVLLAIGLP
- a CDS encoding EDR1-related protein gives rise to the protein MPKMMVMATICCFLFIGLPVQLIRAEILIPRGKESRWSFKDDGKEPGANWKKPGFDDSQWRRGAGPFGFGEADIATVVRPGGGEGAVRTTTYFRTTFDVCSPAVFTHLLLTVRADDGYVAYLNGTELHRWNMPQGKVMPDSYAAEWRSAPLEELYQRFFLTSEGLARGHNVLAIELHQGGKESSDLYLDLALAGISKDAGGRPLVPAGAREVTRLFNKAHYIGPNTQIPDGFLDGGRSMQVDEFGYVISGRELLLVDRRNDGQLTEHLRYARSQGMLKLNELDRATRIARYVDQVFTASEGRSASEYRTRQYLADRYSSQEVLLGDVPLLCGAGVCRHRALLFKLMADEAGLNAALVRGNLGIDEATARGAVVFM
- a CDS encoding outer membrane protein assembly factor BamB family protein, with the protein product MRLLFGALVVVAGLSSTSDSLRGEDWTRFRGPNGQGKSAERGLPLQWSEESNVAWKTTIPGQGWSSPIVSGDHIFVTTATENGASCRVIGIDRTSGDILWNTEVHRQVPGPKRAQNSYATPTPVYDGSRVYAAFYDGTIVAVDFDGKLVWKNEDVDFHSLHGLGASPILAGGLIIMPFDGSSRSDQRVGWKEPWDQAVLLAVDKETGDTKWRGERGLSRVGHVTAIVIEEGRTVVSAGGDRVQAHDVETGQRIWSIYSQGEGVTPSPVLGEGLIFTSSGFEEPTIRAIRPGGHGDVTESHIVWEQKRGVPALPSPLYVEPFLYTITRDNILHCIEAKTGEVVWLERLKGNYSASPLLADGRIYITSEDGLTTVLEPGTRYKVIAQNRLDGKTMASIAVSRGNFFIRTGDSVYCIGNRPR